One window from the genome of Hydra vulgaris chromosome 02, alternate assembly HydraT2T_AEP encodes:
- the LOC136075929 gene encoding uncharacterized protein LOC136075929 yields the protein MYIGSLNDPANLLKNQETIDYLSINGFNQNLENNNFQKSKRVYTQIIGGERRTRFRYLSKSIFVSTVVNGEIINRTFLIYSESKGSIFCAPCYLFGGTTSFATVGFSDWKKGEEKIKRHENSQHRKLCVMNMKGRKEVLNRVDQKLKNQVETEINYWKNVLTRVVAVVKSLSSRGMSFRGDDDRFGSVHNGNFMMSVELIAQFDPFLAQHIEKFGNKGKGSTSIDSTSDISHVDQPSFIFRYVQKNGCPVERFLGFLPNPGHKSEELADAVFLVLELHGLDINNCRGQSYDNASNMSGRYTGLQARIKEVNPLATFVPCSAHSLNHFGECAVDCYTRWSARSDASISLNKNWIEIINALSFIKDDKTEKSIIRSEANGLYLKLDSLETAIMATLWGDILERFHKTSKQLQSVEIDLETVVSLYESLIRYVLDLRSMFDIYEERAINKSGHNTYRKIRNRKRKLIADEKRGEKNFEIRDSLRINTYYAIIDKLHSELERRKLFYDEANKKFNFLFQIIKLSP from the exons ATGTACATAGGTAGTCT aAATGATCCTGCCAATTTGCTAAAAAATCAAGAAACGATAGATTATTTATCAATCAAtggatttaaccaaaatttaGAGAACAATAATTTCCAAAAGTCAAAAAGAGTTTACACTCAAATAATTGGTGGGGAAAGACGCACTCGTTTTCGATATTtgtcaaaaagtatttttgtatcTACTGTTGTTAATGGTGAAATAATTAACCGAACATTTTTGATTTACTCAGAAAGTAAAGGATCAATATTTTGTGCACCCTGCTATTTATTTGGTGGGACTACATCGTTTGCCACAGTTGGTTTTTCAGATTGGAAAAAAGGAGAAGAAAAAATCAAGCGTCATGAAAATTCACAACACCGCAAATTGTGTGTAATGAATATGAAAGGAAGAAAAGAAGTATTAAATCGAGTTGATCAAAAGCTAAAGAATCAAGTAGAAACGGAAATAAATTATTGGAAAAATGTATTGACAAGAGTTGTAGCTGTTGTGAAATCCCTTTCTTCTCGTGGAATGTCTTTTAGAGGCGATGATGACCGTTTTGGATCTGTTCATAATGGGAACTTCATGATGAGCGTAGAGCTTATTGCTCAGTTTGATCCTTTTTTAGCACAACACATTGAGAAGTTTGGAAATAAAGGAAAAGGTTCAACATC TATTGATTCTACTTCTGACATTAGCCATGTAGATCAACCGTCATTTATTTTTCGATATGTTCAAAAGAATGGTTGTCCAGTAGAAagatttttaggttttttaccCAATCCTGGGCATAAATCTGAAGAATTAGCAGATgctgtatttttagttttagaattgCATGGATTAGATATTAACAATTGTCGTGGTCAAAGTTACGACAATGCGTCTAATATGTCTGGTAGATATACAGGACTTCAGGCTCGCATTAAAGAAGTTAATCCTTTAGCTACATTTGTACCATGCTCGGCACACTCTTTAAATCATTTTGGTGAATGCGCTGTGGACTGTT ATACCAGGTGGTCAGCAAGATCTGATGCAAgtattagtttaaacaaaaattggattgaaataattaatgcactgtcttttatcaaagatgataaaacagaaaaatcCATTATAAGATCAGAAGCTAACGGGCTATATTTAAAACTAGACAGTCTTGAAACAGCTATAATGGCCACATTATGGGGCGATATACTAGAAAGATTTCACAAAACTAGTAAACAATTGCAGTCAGTTGAGATTGATTTAGAAACAGTTGTAAGTTTATACGAATCTTTAATTCGATATGTATTAGATTTAAGGAGTATGTTTGATATCTATGAAGAGAGAGCAATTAATAAGTCGGGACACAATACATATCGAAAAATAcgaaatagaaaaagaaaactaattGCAGATGAAAAAAgaggagaaaaaaattttgaaattcgaGACTCTTTAAGAATTAACACATATTATGCTATTATTGATAAACTTCATTCTGAGCTAGAAAGAAGAAAATTGTTCTATGATGaagccaataaaaaatttaactttttatttcaaataataaaactatcgCCATaa